A section of the Methanosphaera cuniculi genome encodes:
- the purC gene encoding phosphoribosylaminoimidazolesuccinocarboxamide synthase encodes MTDVKKELLYTGKAKNVYKTENDDEVLIEFRDDITALDGGKKDTLNKKGAYNALISSKFFKILEDEGILTQFIKLINENEMIAKSLDMIPLEVICRNIATGSLLRKYPFHKNQHLQPPVLQFDYKNDVYHDPMLNDSIIIALEIATEEQLQQIRQITLKINKVLSEFLYERGLILVDFKVEFGFDKDGNIVLGDEISPDTTRLWDSETHKNFDKDIFRKGEEGVVDAYEVVVNLVLNDEEKQKWNID; translated from the coding sequence ATGACTGATGTAAAAAAAGAGTTACTTTATACAGGAAAAGCTAAAAACGTTTATAAAACAGAAAATGATGATGAAGTTCTAATAGAATTCAGAGATGATATTACAGCTTTAGATGGTGGAAAAAAGGATACTTTAAATAAGAAAGGTGCATATAATGCTCTTATTTCATCTAAATTCTTTAAAATACTTGAAGATGAGGGTATATTAACTCAATTTATAAAATTAATTAATGAAAATGAAATGATTGCAAAATCTCTTGATATGATACCTTTAGAAGTTATTTGTCGTAATATTGCAACAGGTAGCTTACTACGTAAATATCCATTCCACAAAAATCAACACTTACAACCACCAGTATTACAGTTTGATTATAAAAATGATGTTTATCATGATCCAATGCTAAATGATAGTATTATTATAGCATTAGAAATAGCAACTGAAGAACAACTACAACAAATACGCCAGATAACACTAAAAATAAATAAAGTATTATCAGAATTCCTATATGAACGTGGATTAATTCTTGTTGACTTTAAAGTAGAATTTGGATTTGATAAAGATGGAAACATTGTACTTGGAGATGAAATAAGTCCAGATACAACAAGACTATGGGATTCAGAAACACATAAAAACTTTGATAAAGATATCTTCCGTAAAGGAGAAGAAGGAGTAGTAGATGCATACGAAGTAGTTGTAAATCTAGTACTTAATGATGAAGAAAAACAAAAATGGAACATAGATTAA
- the purS gene encoding phosphoribosylformylglycinamidine synthase subunit PurS: protein MSYLVEVKTSLKKGMLNPEASTIQKALALLNYEVDDTKTSNIITFKMDADDIKTAEAEVDEMCQKLLCNPVIHDYEITISEE, encoded by the coding sequence ATGAGTTATTTAGTTGAAGTAAAAACAAGCTTAAAAAAAGGAATGTTAAATCCTGAAGCATCTACAATACAAAAAGCATTAGCACTACTAAATTATGAAGTAGATGATACAAAAACAAGTAACATAATCACATTTAAAATGGATGCAGATGACATAAAAACAGCAGAAGCAGAAGTTGATGAAATGTGTCAAAAACTATTATGTAACCCAGTAATTCATGATTATGAAATAACTATTAGTGAGGAATAA
- the purQ gene encoding phosphoribosylformylglycinamidine synthase subunit PurQ — protein sequence MTDKDVNVGIIRFPGTNCDRDIEYAVNLAGAKSEYINWNQKDLSDVDVVIIPGGFSYGDYLRAGAIAGNTPIIDAIKEFAKGGNPVLGICNGAQILGEIDLVPGVFIENENAKFICESMKLKVNTTRTPFTKLYKKDQIIELPIAHKEGRYYTEDVEQLYDDDQIVLSFAEENPNGSLENITGVCNKEANVVAVMPHPERAVEPLLRSTDGLKFFEGFLD from the coding sequence TTGACAGATAAAGATGTAAATGTTGGTATAATAAGATTTCCAGGAACAAACTGTGATCGTGACATAGAATATGCAGTAAACCTGGCAGGAGCAAAATCTGAATATATTAACTGGAATCAAAAAGATTTATCTGATGTAGATGTTGTAATAATTCCTGGTGGATTTTCATATGGTGACTATCTACGAGCAGGTGCAATAGCAGGAAACACACCAATTATTGATGCAATAAAAGAATTTGCAAAAGGTGGTAATCCTGTACTTGGAATATGTAATGGTGCACAAATTCTTGGTGAAATTGACCTTGTTCCTGGTGTATTTATTGAAAATGAAAATGCAAAATTCATATGTGAAAGTATGAAACTAAAAGTAAATACAACAAGAACACCATTTACAAAACTATATAAAAAAGATCAAATAATAGAACTTCCAATAGCACACAAAGAAGGACGTTACTACACAGAAGATGTAGAACAACTCTATGATGATGATCAAATAGTATTAAGTTTTGCTGAAGAAAATCCTAATGGTTCACTTGAAAACATAACAGGTGTATGTAACAAAGAAGCAAATGTAGTAGCTGTAATGCCACACCCTGAACGTGCAGTAGAACCACTACTTAGATCAACAGATGGTCTTAAATTCTTTGAAGGATTTCTAGATTAA
- the cobA gene encoding uroporphyrinogen-III C-methyltransferase, which translates to MTVYMLGAGPGDPDLITLKAIKILEKADVVLYDSLANDSLLEYAPTTARLIYVGKRAGEHYRKQPEINQLLIDEGKKCETVVRLKGGDPFIFGRGGEEELALLREGIDVEVVPGINSALGSAAMIGLPLTHRAIATSLTLVTGHEDPEKSEKQVNWDYTADTLVIFMGVGLLKKYVPKLLEYRDADTPVCVIENGTLPDQKVITGTLGDITEKKIRPPALVIIGEVVDIYLEAEKLRSKLE; encoded by the coding sequence ATGACCGTATACATGTTAGGAGCAGGACCAGGAGATCCTGATTTAATAACCCTTAAAGCAATTAAAATACTCGAAAAAGCAGATGTTGTACTTTATGATAGTCTTGCAAATGACTCACTTCTTGAATATGCACCAACAACAGCAAGACTTATATATGTAGGAAAAAGAGCAGGAGAACACTACAGAAAACAACCAGAAATAAATCAACTACTAATTGATGAAGGTAAAAAATGTGAAACTGTAGTACGACTTAAAGGTGGAGATCCATTCATATTTGGACGTGGAGGCGAAGAAGAACTAGCATTACTACGTGAAGGAATAGATGTGGAAGTTGTACCAGGAATAAACTCAGCACTAGGATCAGCTGCAATGATAGGATTACCACTAACACATCGTGCAATAGCAACCAGCTTAACACTTGTAACAGGACATGAAGACCCTGAAAAATCAGAAAAACAAGTAAATTGGGATTACACAGCAGATACACTTGTAATATTCATGGGAGTAGGATTACTTAAAAAGTATGTGCCAAAACTACTTGAATATCGTGATGCTGACACACCAGTATGTGTAATAGAAAATGGAACACTTCCAGATCAAAAAGTAATCACAGGAACACTTGGAGATATTACAGAAAAGAAAATCAGACCACCAGCACTTGTAATAATTGGTGAAGTTGTAGATATTTACCTGGAAGCTGAAAAACTAAGGAGTAAACTTGAATAA
- a CDS encoding uroporphyrinogen-III synthase — protein MTDFNNKKVVITRPIQRSEVLADLIKQNNGIPVIIPTLELKVVESDELRYITENIDEFDWIIFTSPSGVESFFNLYGEHEIPSKIAVIGVKTEEELKKHANNATMIPEKFTAEGLLEVFAEYDMKDKKVALPRTLSARKILPETLEKFGAKVYVAEAYKSAIPDDTTDILSLADDIINSNIDIITFTSPLTFTNLLDVIRNSDEDKYNQLLDALRENVVVASIGPITGAKIREHNITPIEPSRYTVIDMINSILSSI, from the coding sequence ATGACAGACTTTAACAATAAGAAAGTTGTAATTACAAGACCAATACAACGATCTGAAGTACTTGCAGATCTCATTAAACAAAACAATGGAATACCAGTAATAATTCCAACATTAGAACTTAAAGTTGTAGAATCTGATGAACTACGCTATATTACAGAAAATATTGATGAATTTGACTGGATTATATTCACATCACCATCAGGTGTTGAATCATTCTTTAATCTTTATGGAGAACATGAAATTCCATCAAAAATAGCAGTAATCGGCGTTAAAACTGAAGAAGAGCTAAAAAAACATGCAAATAATGCAACTATGATACCTGAGAAATTCACAGCAGAAGGTCTTCTTGAAGTATTTGCAGAATATGACATGAAAGATAAAAAAGTTGCACTTCCACGCACACTAAGTGCACGTAAAATACTACCTGAAACACTAGAGAAATTTGGTGCTAAAGTATATGTTGCAGAAGCTTATAAATCAGCAATACCAGATGATACAACAGATATACTATCACTTGCAGATGATATAATAAATTCAAATATTGATATTATAACATTTACAAGTCCACTTACATTTACAAATCTACTAGATGTTATTAGAAATTCAGATGAAGATAAATATAACCAACTTCTTGATGCATTACGTGAAAATGTAGTAGTAGCATCAATAGGACCAATTACAGGAGCAAAAATCAGAGAACATAATATAACTCCAATTGAACCTAGCAGATATACAGTTATAGATATGATAAATTCAATTCTAAGTAGCATTTAA
- a CDS encoding signal recognition particle subunit SRP19/SEC65 family protein produces METIIWPIYIDSSVSRKQGRKISQQEGVEEPKTREITQALRKLKLNYTVDHSKSYPSSWWKKSGRVVVNQDQKTKLELLRAIAKNVKYIRRESK; encoded by the coding sequence ATGGAAACAATTATTTGGCCAATATACATAGATTCATCAGTTTCAAGAAAACAAGGACGTAAAATATCACAACAAGAAGGTGTAGAAGAACCTAAAACTCGTGAAATAACACAAGCTTTAAGAAAGCTTAAATTAAACTACACAGTAGATCATAGTAAATCATACCCATCATCATGGTGGAAAAAATCAGGACGTGTAGTTGTAAATCAAGATCAAAAAACTAAACTTGAACTACTACGTGCTATTGCAAAGAATGTTAAATACATAAGACGAGAATCAAAATAA
- the recJ gene encoding single-stranded-DNA-specific exonuclease RecJ, which yields MADTTYEVTQQRDQMDDLFNNAKEKILDSEDVTIYTHTDCDGVTAGSILSTILDRLEIQHDVNFVEINELEDQRCESDLAIISDLGAGQDVSKIVGPDQKMVILDHHPPIRKVGEDLNFDYVEINPNHYNLDGSYTISGGGLSYLLAKSFGFYDLSWMGILSAIGDMQNSMTGKLRGLNREILADANEVGVVNYQEDLMLYGRHTRPLFVALSYFGDIHLPLTNNRNECIYFLENLNIPVKDQLGNVRYLYDLSQAEKGKLFNALLKMMVREVPNKYIEHVPKLIMGESYEFTFEDPYTSFKDASEYSTVVNACARNKKYNLAMEVIKSQDRSHIQDELESLVKGHKQYLAQSLSNLSSNGDVEILDNLQYFNADGIRANVVGTIAGMLLSNYDWQKPIIGYTHVDSDEPMYKVSLRCSKLLSYDGIHFGHIVSDIAAKCGGSGGGHSVACGAYIPEDNMDQFINLLNNSINLV from the coding sequence ATGGCAGATACAACTTATGAAGTTACACAACAAAGAGATCAGATGGATGATCTATTTAATAATGCAAAAGAAAAAATATTAGACTCAGAGGATGTTACAATTTACACTCATACAGATTGTGATGGAGTAACAGCAGGATCAATTCTCTCAACAATACTTGATAGACTAGAAATACAACATGATGTAAACTTTGTTGAAATAAATGAACTTGAAGATCAAAGATGTGAATCTGATCTTGCAATAATATCAGATCTTGGAGCAGGACAAGATGTTTCAAAAATAGTAGGACCTGACCAGAAAATGGTAATACTAGATCATCATCCTCCAATACGTAAAGTAGGTGAAGATCTAAACTTTGATTATGTTGAAATAAATCCAAATCATTACAATCTTGATGGATCATACACAATATCAGGTGGAGGATTATCATATCTTCTTGCAAAAAGCTTTGGATTTTATGATTTAAGCTGGATGGGAATACTAAGTGCAATAGGTGATATGCAAAATAGTATGACAGGAAAACTAAGAGGATTAAATCGTGAAATACTAGCTGATGCAAATGAAGTGGGAGTTGTAAATTATCAGGAAGACTTAATGCTTTATGGACGTCATACAAGACCTTTATTTGTTGCATTATCATACTTTGGTGATATTCATTTACCTTTAACAAATAATCGTAATGAATGTATATACTTTCTTGAAAATCTAAATATTCCTGTAAAAGATCAACTTGGAAATGTACGTTATCTTTATGATTTATCACAAGCTGAGAAAGGAAAGCTTTTTAATGCTCTTCTTAAGATGATGGTACGTGAAGTTCCAAATAAATACATAGAACATGTACCAAAACTTATCATGGGAGAAAGCTATGAATTTACATTTGAAGATCCATACACATCATTTAAGGATGCATCAGAATATAGTACTGTTGTAAATGCATGTGCACGTAATAAAAAATATAATCTTGCAATGGAAGTTATAAAATCACAGGATCGATCACATATTCAAGATGAACTTGAAAGCTTAGTAAAAGGTCATAAACAATACTTAGCTCAAAGTTTAAGTAATTTATCTAGTAATGGTGATGTTGAAATTCTTGATAATCTTCAATACTTTAATGCTGATGGAATACGTGCAAATGTAGTAGGAACAATTGCTGGAATGCTTCTTAGTAACTATGACTGGCAAAAGCCAATAATTGGATATACTCATGTTGACTCTGATGAACCTATGTATAAGGTGTCTCTTCGTTGTTCTAAACTTCTTAGTTATGATGGAATTCATTTTGGTCATATTGTATCTGATATAGCAGCTAAATGTGGAGGTTCTGGTGGTGGACATAGTGTTGCATGTGGAGCATATATTCCAGAGGATAATATGGATCAATTTATAAATTTACTTAATAATTCAATAAACCTAGTTTAG
- a CDS encoding DUF7839 domain-containing protein: MRIFKNKGEFTKFQILAKIAQQEPHLKQKDIADELGITVQAVSENIKALVKEGYVETGSSNFRYKITKYGIDKVKTEAINLKSYSDMVLTTMNGYKSIWPAIAAEDLHQGEQVWLNMEDGILYADLEDKSNAYAEVFSDVCEGEDVTLINLGGEIDIVPKDVVIVKIPPIAEGGSRACDMDKIEEIYAQEFDRIGVLGTSARAITNHLNVYPDFEFATAEATASAAEKGLRVLVFAVGKMTNRVTSRLEEKGIIYCIEDVKKV, from the coding sequence ATGAGAATCTTTAAAAATAAAGGGGAATTTACAAAATTCCAAATTCTAGCAAAAATTGCACAGCAAGAGCCTCACCTTAAACAAAAAGATATTGCTGATGAATTAGGTATAACAGTTCAAGCAGTTTCAGAAAATATTAAAGCACTTGTAAAAGAGGGCTATGTTGAAACTGGAAGTTCTAATTTCAGATATAAAATTACCAAGTATGGTATTGATAAAGTTAAAACTGAAGCAATTAATCTTAAATCATACTCTGATATGGTTCTTACAACAATGAATGGTTATAAATCAATATGGCCTGCTATTGCAGCTGAAGATTTACACCAAGGAGAACAAGTATGGCTAAATATGGAAGATGGAATATTATATGCAGATTTAGAAGATAAATCTAATGCTTATGCTGAAGTATTTAGTGATGTATGTGAAGGAGAAGATGTAACACTAATTAATCTTGGTGGAGAAATAGATATTGTTCCTAAAGATGTTGTTATAGTAAAAATACCTCCAATAGCTGAAGGTGGATCACGTGCATGTGATATGGATAAAATAGAAGAAATTTATGCACAAGAGTTTGATAGAATTGGTGTACTTGGTACAAGTGCTCGTGCTATTACAAATCATTTAAATGTATATCCAGACTTTGAGTTTGCAACAGCAGAAGCTACAGCTAGTGCTGCTGAGAAAGGTTTAAGAGTATTAGTATTTGCTGTGGGAAAAATGACTAATCGTGTAACATCAAGACTTGAAGAAAAAGGTATTATTTATTGTATTGAAGATGTTAAAAAAGTTTAA
- a CDS encoding pantoate kinase, with amino-acid sequence MINELKVFLPAHITGFFEIITNDDPRFKGSRGAGITLDEGVVTHTKVTPGSGRVEILVNGHKNELNTVSQTTIDVICDLFNVDLSCYDIFIEHSHTFPVGSGFGTSAGFALGVSFTLPTLLGIDVSYHMAGEIAHLAEIRLSSGLGDVIAAMEGGCVVRLREGSPRFGIIDKIITPQPIYVICKTLGSLETSGIIDDPSYQMKINSSGSSLLDALIRNPNIENFINLSYKFAKNTELINPELNEIIDIMRDETLGASMAMLGNTAFALSYTPDISIEDCIITRLNMSGVKYITQK; translated from the coding sequence ATGATTAATGAACTTAAAGTATTTCTACCTGCTCATATTACGGGTTTTTTTGAAATTATTACAAATGATGATCCTAGATTTAAGGGATCTCGTGGTGCTGGTATCACACTTGATGAGGGTGTAGTTACTCATACTAAGGTTACACCAGGTAGTGGTCGTGTTGAAATTTTAGTTAATGGTCATAAAAATGAGCTTAATACTGTTAGTCAAACTACAATTGATGTGATTTGTGATTTATTTAATGTTGATTTGTCATGTTATGATATTTTTATTGAACATTCACATACTTTTCCTGTTGGTTCTGGTTTTGGTACTAGTGCAGGTTTTGCATTAGGTGTTAGTTTTACACTTCCTACTCTTTTAGGTATTGATGTTTCATATCATATGGCTGGTGAAATTGCTCATCTTGCTGAGATTCGTTTATCATCTGGACTTGGTGATGTTATAGCTGCTATGGAGGGTGGTTGTGTAGTTCGTCTTCGTGAGGGTTCTCCTCGTTTTGGCATAATTGATAAAATTATAACTCCTCAACCTATATACGTTATTTGTAAAACTCTAGGATCTTTAGAGACTAGTGGAATTATTGATGATCCTTCATATCAGATGAAAATTAATAGTAGTGGTAGTAGTTTACTTGATGCTTTAATAAGGAATCCTAATATTGAAAATTTTATTAACTTATCATATAAATTTGCAAAAAACACAGAACTAATAAATCCAGAACTAAATGAAATTATAGACATAATGCGTGATGAAACACTAGGTGCATCAATGGCAATGCTTGGAAATACAGCATTTGCACTATCATATACACCTGATATATCAATAGAAGACTGTATAATAACACGCCTTAATATGAGTGGTGTTAAATATATCACTCAAAAATAA
- a CDS encoding histidinol phosphate phosphatase domain-containing protein — translation MSENKRIDLHTHSLFSDGELLPSELVRRADILGHKAIAITDHVDASNIEVAGKIAQAANDIRDYWDIEVIPGVEITHTPIEVIDKLANKARSLGAEIVVVHGETPVEPVKPGTNMMAAQSPSVDIIGHPGLITEEEVQIAVDNDVALEISYRGGHCLGNGHVAELGLKYGADLVVDTDTHAPGDLIDYKMSEVVALGAGIPESELENVLKKNPEKILKKH, via the coding sequence ATGTCTGAAAATAAAAGAATAGACTTACACACCCACAGCCTATTTAGTGATGGAGAATTACTACCATCAGAACTAGTACGAAGAGCAGATATACTAGGACATAAAGCAATAGCAATAACAGACCATGTAGATGCATCAAACATAGAAGTAGCAGGAAAAATAGCACAAGCAGCAAATGACATACGAGATTACTGGGATATAGAAGTAATACCAGGTGTTGAAATAACCCACACACCAATAGAAGTAATAGACAAACTAGCAAACAAAGCACGAAGTCTAGGAGCTGAAATAGTAGTAGTACACGGCGAAACACCTGTTGAACCTGTAAAACCAGGAACTAACATGATGGCAGCACAATCACCATCAGTTGACATAATAGGACACCCAGGACTAATCACAGAAGAAGAAGTACAAATTGCAGTAGATAATGATGTGGCACTAGAAATTAGTTACCGTGGAGGACACTGTCTTGGAAACGGACATGTAGCAGAATTAGGACTAAAATATGGAGCTGACCTAGTAGTTGATACAGATACACATGCACCAGGTGATCTGATAGATTATAAAATGTCAGAAGTAGTAGCACTAGGTGCAGGAATACCAGAATCAGAACTTGAAAATGTACTTAAGAAAAACCCTGAAAAAATACTTAAAAAACATTAA
- a CDS encoding 2,5-diamino-6-(ribosylamino)-4(3H)-pyrimidinone 5'-phosphate reductase, whose product MKPYIHLNSAMTADGKIATSNSSLQISSKDDLIRVHKLRCKYDGIMVGINTVLIDDPKLTIHKIDAKKEDNPTRIIIDSKARTPLNARVLNDDADSVIVVSKKAPEDRVDKLKNMCNVIVAGEDQIDLPLAMSKLYDMGILSILLEGGSTLNFSMLKDKLVDKLSVCVGSKILGGFDSKTLVDGEGFNPSECINLKIENIEKIDDDILVEYRIIYEN is encoded by the coding sequence TTGAAACCCTACATACATCTTAACTCTGCAATGACAGCAGATGGAAAAATAGCAACTAGTAATTCATCACTTCAAATATCATCAAAAGATGATCTGATACGTGTACATAAACTTCGATGTAAGTATGATGGTATTATGGTGGGAATTAATACTGTATTAATTGATGATCCTAAACTTACAATACATAAAATTGATGCAAAAAAAGAGGATAATCCTACACGTATAATTATTGATAGTAAAGCACGAACACCACTAAATGCACGTGTTTTAAATGATGATGCTGATAGTGTTATTGTAGTATCAAAAAAAGCACCAGAAGATCGTGTAGATAAACTTAAAAATATGTGTAATGTAATAGTTGCAGGTGAAGATCAAATAGATTTACCTTTAGCTATGAGTAAGCTTTATGATATGGGTATTTTAAGTATTCTTCTTGAGGGTGGATCAACTCTTAATTTTTCAATGCTTAAAGATAAACTGGTTGATAAATTATCAGTATGTGTAGGTTCTAAGATTCTTGGAGGATTTGATTCTAAAACTCTTGTTGATGGTGAAGGATTTAATCCAAGTGAATGTATTAATCTTAAAATTGAAAATATTGAAAAAATAGATGATGATATCTTAGTTGAATATAGGATAATTTATGAAAATTAG
- a CDS encoding TatD family hydrolase, whose product MIDVHCHLNFPEFNEQRDTIIENSKDKFSYIIDSGASYDSNIRSYELSQQYPEIIKTTMGYHPEYAGTNVKEIQEKTLKQITENIDNIQAIGEIGLDFSKERPEDELKRQHDIFHQLLKMAEEYDMPVVLHVRNAEAHALEIIKEYPNIPDVVFHCFSGSKQTALDAVDCGYYISFATNALYSKKHKKNIKAVPLENMLTETDSPYLSPQKGENNRPLNIKMTIERIERTKKDVSFDEIEKQTEKNAKEVFNL is encoded by the coding sequence ATGATAGATGTACACTGTCATCTAAACTTTCCAGAATTTAATGAACAACGAGATACTATAATTGAAAATTCAAAAGATAAATTCTCATACATCATAGACTCAGGGGCAAGCTATGATAGTAACATACGATCATATGAGTTAAGCCAACAATATCCTGAAATTATAAAAACAACAATGGGATATCACCCTGAATATGCAGGAACTAATGTTAAAGAAATTCAGGAAAAAACACTAAAACAGATAACAGAGAATATAGATAACATTCAAGCTATAGGTGAAATAGGACTTGACTTTTCAAAAGAAAGACCAGAAGATGAACTTAAAAGACAGCATGACATCTTCCATCAACTACTTAAAATGGCAGAAGAATACGATATGCCAGTAGTATTACATGTTCGTAATGCAGAAGCTCATGCACTTGAAATTATTAAAGAATATCCAAATATTCCTGATGTTGTTTTCCACTGCTTTAGTGGATCAAAACAAACAGCACTTGATGCTGTAGATTGTGGATATTACATATCATTTGCAACTAATGCACTTTATTCAAAAAAGCATAAAAAGAACATAAAAGCTGTACCACTAGAAAATATGTTAACAGAAACTGATAGTCCATATCTTTCACCACAAAAAGGTGAAAATAACCGGCCATTAAATATCAAGATGACAATTGAAAGAATTGAAAGAACTAAAAAAGATGTTAGTTTTGATGAAATAGAAAAACAAACAGAAAAAAATGCAAAAGAAGTATTTAACTTATAA
- the uppS gene encoding polyprenyl diphosphate synthase, producing MTLLQPIYSIYEWYISRNLDKDKMPKHVAIIMDGNRRYSKLQGNMNVIEGHKKGVSTLENVLEWCIDLGIEIVTVYAFSTENFNRPPQEVEGLMNLFVESFTDIATNKKIHKNKVRIKAVGKLELFPQEVRDAIKYAEDKTKDYDSHQINIALGYDGRVEIVDALKKIAEDIKSGKIEPSEINEEMINDNLYTAGLEDPNLVIRTSGEERLSGFLLWQSSYSELYFTDSLWPELRKVDFLRAIRSYTQRDRRFGK from the coding sequence ATGACACTATTACAACCCATATATTCCATATATGAATGGTATATTTCAAGAAACTTAGATAAAGATAAGATGCCAAAACATGTAGCAATAATCATGGATGGAAATCGCAGATACTCAAAGCTTCAAGGAAATATGAATGTTATTGAAGGACATAAAAAAGGAGTAAGTACACTTGAAAATGTACTTGAATGGTGTATAGATCTTGGAATTGAAATTGTAACAGTATATGCATTTTCAACAGAAAACTTTAACAGACCACCACAAGAAGTTGAAGGACTTATGAATCTATTTGTTGAATCATTCACAGATATTGCAACAAATAAGAAAATACATAAAAATAAAGTACGAATCAAAGCTGTGGGAAAACTAGAACTATTTCCACAAGAAGTACGTGATGCAATAAAATATGCAGAAGATAAAACAAAAGATTATGATAGCCACCAAATAAATATTGCACTAGGATATGATGGAAGGGTTGAAATAGTAGATGCACTAAAAAAGATTGCAGAAGATATAAAAAGTGGTAAAATAGAGCCAAGTGAAATAAATGAAGAAATGATAAATGATAACTTATATACTGCAGGACTTGAAGATCCAAACCTTGTAATACGTACAAGTGGAGAAGAACGTCTAAGTGGATTTTTACTTTGGCAATCATCATATTCAGAGTTATACTTCACAGATAGCTTATGGCCAGAACTTAGAAAAGTAGATTTCCTTCGTGCAATAAGATCATACACACAACGTGATCGAAGATTTGGAAAATAA
- the mtxX gene encoding methanogenesis marker protein Mmp4/MtxX yields the protein MKIAIGLGENKNVLEAVEMFPFDDIKIAKTNEELLKYIEDPTIDGVIRGSLESNIIMDLKKKHPHIFRASILEKDGHIFLLTPVGIDECDTIRAKRVIIEESSKMIENLGLEPKIALISGGRKQDKGRSAKIDQTIDECEQLTSELKDQYNIKHYYILIEEAIKDQANIIVAPDGIIGNIIFRSLVLVSEVRSYGALTLKQPNLFIDTSRSQTTEGYVNAIKLLSHLIGEEK from the coding sequence ATGAAAATTGCAATAGGACTTGGCGAAAATAAAAATGTATTAGAAGCTGTGGAAATGTTTCCATTTGATGATATAAAAATTGCAAAAACAAATGAAGAACTACTAAAATACATCGAAGATCCAACAATAGATGGAGTAATACGAGGATCACTTGAATCAAACATCATAATGGATCTAAAAAAGAAACATCCACACATCTTCCGAGCATCAATACTTGAAAAAGATGGACATATCTTTCTTTTAACACCAGTTGGAATAGATGAATGTGATACAATACGTGCAAAAAGAGTAATAATTGAAGAATCATCAAAGATGATAGAAAATCTAGGACTTGAACCTAAAATAGCTCTAATATCAGGTGGACGAAAACAAGATAAAGGACGAAGTGCAAAGATTGATCAAACAATAGATGAATGTGAACAACTAACATCTGAACTTAAAGATCAATACAACATAAAACACTATTACATCCTAATTGAAGAAGCAATAAAAGATCAAGCAAACATAATAGTAGCACCAGATGGAATAATAGGAAACATAATATTCAGAAGCCTAGTATTAGTATCTGAAGTTCGAAGCTATGGAGCATTAACACTTAAACAGCCAAACCTCTTTATTGACACATCACGCTCCCAGACAACTGAAGGATATGTTAATGCAATTAAACTACTTTCACATCTAATAGGTGAAGAAAAATAA